A genomic stretch from Aedes albopictus strain Foshan chromosome 2, AalbF5, whole genome shotgun sequence includes:
- the LOC109409336 gene encoding minor histocompatibility antigen H13 isoform X1, protein MADVVEEIVQQVQENLTESANAAATNGTTGKVPSTPEGMALAYGTLVVMAMLPIFFGSIRSVKHHKEQTSTFLKTGEKPDTMTSKDAMMFPIMASCALFGLYMFFKIFSKDNINFLLTGYFFFLGVMALAHLLSPVIGSLIPASIPKIPYHLSFSQGPTEGVKDDKKSYLIDYKFTTHDIVCFIISLIIGVWYLLKKHWIANNLLGLAFAVNGVELLHLNNIVTGCILLSGLFVYDIFWVFGTNVMVTVAKSFEAPIKLVFPQDIITNGLAASNFAVLGLGDIVIPGIFIALLLRFDNSLKRKSNLYFYATFTAYFFGLLATIFVMHVFKHAQPALLYLVPACLGTPLLLALLKGDIKKLFAYEDHPEEKPKDAKKSDKSSGDENSTKTKKETKKKESKKTKNQQTQSSLITKR, encoded by the exons ATGGCCGATGTGGTGGAGGAAATCGTCCAGCAGGTGCAGGAGAATCTCACCGAAAGCGCCAACGCGGCAGCCACCAATGGGACGACCGGTAAGGTGCCCTCCACACCGGAGGGAATGGCCCTGGCATACGGAACGCTGGTCGTGATGGCCATGCTGCCCATCTTCTTCGGTTCCATCCGGTCCGTCAAACACCACAAAGAACAGACG TCTACCTTCCTAAAAACGGGGGAAAAGCCTGACACGATGACCTCGAAGGACGCGATGATGTTCCCGATTATGGCTTCCTGTGCCCTGTTCGGATTGTACATGTTCTTCAAGATCTTCTCCAAGGACAACATCAACTTCCTGCTGACCGGATATTTCTTCTTCCTCGGTGTGATGGCTCTGGCCCACCTCCTCAGTCCGGTGATTGGCTCTCTGATCCCGGCTTCGATCCCGAAGATTCCGTACCACTTGTCCTTCAGCCAGGGACCCACGGAAGGCGTCAAGGACGACAAGAAGTCCTACCTGATCGATTACAAGTTCACGACACACGACATCGTTTGCTTCATCATTTCGCTGATCATCGGCGTGTGGTATTTGCTGAAGAAGCACTGGATCGCCAACAACCTGCTGGGTCTGGCCTTCGCCGTGAACGGAGTGGAGCTGCTCCATCTGAACAACATCGTGACTGGCTGCATCCTGCTCAGTGGACTGTTCGTGTACGATATTTTCTGGGTGTTCGGAACGAACGTGATGGTTACCGTGGCCAAGTCGTTCGAGGCTCCGATCAAGCTGGTCTTCCCTCAGGATATCATCACCAACGGACTGGCCGCCTCGAACTTTGCCGTCCTGGGACTGGGAGACATCGTCATTCCGGGAATTTTCATCGCCCTGCTGCTGCGGTTCGACAACAGTCTCAAGCGGAAGAGCAATCTGTACTTCTACGCCACATTCACGGCGTACTTCTTCGGATTGTTGGCCACGATCTTCGTGATGCACGTGTTCAAGCATGCCCAGCCGGCGCTGCTCTATCTGGTACCGGCTTGCTTGGGAACGCCTCTGCTGTTGGCGCTGCTGAAGGGAGACATCAAGAAGCTGTTTGC TTACGAAGACCACCCGGAGGAGAAACCAAAGGACGCCAAGAAATCGGACAAGTCTTCCGGCGATGAAAACTCCACCAAGACGAAAAAGGAAACCAAGAAGAAGGagtcgaaaaaa ACTAAAAATCAACAGACCCAATCAAGTCTGATAACAAAGCGATGA
- the LOC109409336 gene encoding minor histocompatibility antigen H13 isoform X2, with product MADVVEEIVQQVQENLTESANAAATNGTTGKVPSTPEGMALAYGTLVVMAMLPIFFGSIRSVKHHKEQTSTFLKTGEKPDTMTSKDAMMFPIMASCALFGLYMFFKIFSKDNINFLLTGYFFFLGVMALAHLLSPVIGSLIPASIPKIPYHLSFSQGPTEGVKDDKKSYLIDYKFTTHDIVCFIISLIIGVWYLLKKHWIANNLLGLAFAVNGVELLHLNNIVTGCILLSGLFVYDIFWVFGTNVMVTVAKSFEAPIKLVFPQDIITNGLAASNFAVLGLGDIVIPGIFIALLLRFDNSLKRKSNLYFYATFTAYFFGLLATIFVMHVFKHAQPALLYLVPACLGTPLLLALLKGDIKKLFA from the exons ATGGCCGATGTGGTGGAGGAAATCGTCCAGCAGGTGCAGGAGAATCTCACCGAAAGCGCCAACGCGGCAGCCACCAATGGGACGACCGGTAAGGTGCCCTCCACACCGGAGGGAATGGCCCTGGCATACGGAACGCTGGTCGTGATGGCCATGCTGCCCATCTTCTTCGGTTCCATCCGGTCCGTCAAACACCACAAAGAACAGACG TCTACCTTCCTAAAAACGGGGGAAAAGCCTGACACGATGACCTCGAAGGACGCGATGATGTTCCCGATTATGGCTTCCTGTGCCCTGTTCGGATTGTACATGTTCTTCAAGATCTTCTCCAAGGACAACATCAACTTCCTGCTGACCGGATATTTCTTCTTCCTCGGTGTGATGGCTCTGGCCCACCTCCTCAGTCCGGTGATTGGCTCTCTGATCCCGGCTTCGATCCCGAAGATTCCGTACCACTTGTCCTTCAGCCAGGGACCCACGGAAGGCGTCAAGGACGACAAGAAGTCCTACCTGATCGATTACAAGTTCACGACACACGACATCGTTTGCTTCATCATTTCGCTGATCATCGGCGTGTGGTATTTGCTGAAGAAGCACTGGATCGCCAACAACCTGCTGGGTCTGGCCTTCGCCGTGAACGGAGTGGAGCTGCTCCATCTGAACAACATCGTGACTGGCTGCATCCTGCTCAGTGGACTGTTCGTGTACGATATTTTCTGGGTGTTCGGAACGAACGTGATGGTTACCGTGGCCAAGTCGTTCGAGGCTCCGATCAAGCTGGTCTTCCCTCAGGATATCATCACCAACGGACTGGCCGCCTCGAACTTTGCCGTCCTGGGACTGGGAGACATCGTCATTCCGGGAATTTTCATCGCCCTGCTGCTGCGGTTCGACAACAGTCTCAAGCGGAAGAGCAATCTGTACTTCTACGCCACATTCACGGCGTACTTCTTCGGATTGTTGGCCACGATCTTCGTGATGCACGTGTTCAAGCATGCCCAGCCGGCGCTGCTCTATCTGGTACCGGCTTGCTTGGGAACGCCTCTGCTGTTGGCGCTGCTGAAGGGAGACATCAAGAAGCTGTTTGCGTAA